The genomic segment GCAGGTCGACGCGGGTGCTGCCGTTGCCTTCGCTGGCGTCGGCGGCGTTGTTGAGCAGGGCGAGCAGCAGATGGCCGATCGTGCGGTCCACGCGTTCGTGCATGTCCACGTTGCCGCTGCGTTCGAGCACGATCGCCGGTCGCACCAGTTGCCAGTGTTCGAGCACGCGGCCGATGTCGACGCGCGTGCTCGCCGCGGGATCGGCAGGATCGGCCAGCGAACGCACGCGGTCGCGACAGGTATCGACCAGCCGGCGCAGCGTGGCCACGTCCTCGGCGCCGTCGCGGCCCATGGCGCTGGTATCGAGATCGTCGAGCAGCAGGGTCATCGTGCCGAGCGGCGTATTGAGTTCATGCGCGACCGAGGCCGCGTGCGTGGCCAGCGCGAGGATGCCCTCGTTGCGCACGAAGCGTTCGCGCAAGCTCGCCAGTTCCTGCTCGCGGCGGTCGCGTGCGGCGGCGAGGCGCAGCAGGAAGTACGAGACAAGCGCCATCGACAGGAAGAAGTTCACCGCCATGCCGGCCAGATGCAGGTCGAAATGGTCGTGCAGGTGCGGCAGCGGCTGGCCGAAGTTGACCGCCAGCATGTAGCCGGTCACGCAGGCCAGCGCGGCGGCGATCGCCCAGGCCTGCGGCAGCGCCATCGCGGTCAGTGCGATCGGCAGCAGGAACAGCGATGCGAAGGGATTGGCGATGCCGCCGGTCCAGGCCACCAGCCAGGCCAGCACGGCGGTATCGACCAGCACGTGCGCGAAGGCCTCGGCCGGCGCGGCGTCGCGGCTGTGCGCAAGGCGCAGGTGCACGACGACGTTGAACGCCGCCAGCATCAGCACCGGACCCCACAGCGGCCAGCGCGGCAGCGCCATGTCGAAGCTGTGCGTCGCCCAGAGGATCGTCAACGACTGCCCGCCCACCGCGAACCAGCGCAGGCTGTACAGGGTGCGGAGCAGGGCGGTGGCGGGCGGTTGCGGCTGCATCGCCGGCCATCGTAGTGCAGGGGGCCGCGGGCCGCCCTGCGGCCTTCGGTCGCACCCGCGGGCAGGCACACAGGCGGTTAGGCCAGGCGTCACCGAAAAGACCGGCGCGACCCGCTAAAATGCGCGCATGTCCGCCCAGCCTGTTCCAACCAGCGCGCACGCGCCGGAAGCCTGCCTGTCCGAACCCGTGGCGTTGCCGGCCTTCGGCGCCGCCGCGCGCCGCGGCACGCGTCAGGTCCTTGTCGGCGGCATCGCCGTCGGTGGCGATGCGCCGGTGGTCGTGCAGTCGATGACCAATACCGACACCGCCGATATCGCCTCCACCGCCAAGCAGATCGGCGAGTTGTGGCGCGCCGGTTCGGAACTCGTGCGCATCACGGTCAACAATCCCGAATCTGCCGCCGCGGTGCCGCGGATCGTCGAGCGGCTGGCGATGCAGGGCATCGAAGTGCCGATCATCGGCGACTTCCACTACAACGGACACCAGCTGCTGACCGGCGAACCTGCCTGTGCGGAAGCGCTGGCGAAGTACCGGATCAACCCGGGCAATGTCGGCTTCGGCAAGAAGAAGGATCTGCAGTTCGGTCAGCTGATCGAATTCGCGATGCGCTACGACAAGCCGGTGCGCATCGGCGCGAACTGGGGCTCGCTCGACCAGTCGCTCGCCGCCGCGCTGATGGACGAGAACGCCAAGCGCGCCGTGCCCTGGGACGCCGGTCGCGTGCTGCGCGAGGCACTGATCCGCTCCGCCGTCGATTCGGCAGAGCGCGCCGTCGAATTCGGTCTCGGTCGCGATCGCATCGTGCTCAGTGCCAAGGTCAGCGGCGTGCAGGAACTGGTCGCCGTGTATCGCGATCTGGCGGCGCGCAGCGATTTCGCGCTACATCTGGGCCTCACCGAAGCCGGCATCGGCAGCAAGGGCATGGTCGCGTCCAGCGCTGCGCTGGCGATCCTGATGCAGGAAGGCATCGGCGACACGATCCGCATTTCGCTCACCCCCGAGCCCGGCGCGTCGCGCACCAAGGAAGTCGTCGTCGCGCAGGAACTGCTGCAGACGATGGGCCTGCGCG from the Luteimonas fraxinea genome contains:
- a CDS encoding ATP-binding protein codes for the protein MQPQPPATALLRTLYSLRWFAVGGQSLTILWATHSFDMALPRWPLWGPVLMLAAFNVVVHLRLAHSRDAAPAEAFAHVLVDTAVLAWLVAWTGGIANPFASLFLLPIALTAMALPQAWAIAAALACVTGYMLAVNFGQPLPHLHDHFDLHLAGMAVNFFLSMALVSYFLLRLAAARDRREQELASLRERFVRNEGILALATHAASVAHELNTPLGTMTLLLDDLDTSAMGRDGAEDVATLRRLVDTCRDRVRSLADPADPAASTRVDIGRVLEHWQLVRPAIVLERSGNVDMHERVDRTIGHLLLALLNNAADASEGNGSTRVDLRLQIEDGVLDGAIRDYGTGFDAQAPFLPVLFRSGKPDGLGVGLALSHAAIEQLGGELDMEEADGGGARVHFRVPVGAGDSHRDTETMR
- the ispG gene encoding flavodoxin-dependent (E)-4-hydroxy-3-methylbut-2-enyl-diphosphate synthase is translated as MSAQPVPTSAHAPEACLSEPVALPAFGAAARRGTRQVLVGGIAVGGDAPVVVQSMTNTDTADIASTAKQIGELWRAGSELVRITVNNPESAAAVPRIVERLAMQGIEVPIIGDFHYNGHQLLTGEPACAEALAKYRINPGNVGFGKKKDLQFGQLIEFAMRYDKPVRIGANWGSLDQSLAAALMDENAKRAVPWDAGRVLREALIRSAVDSAERAVEFGLGRDRIVLSAKVSGVQELVAVYRDLAARSDFALHLGLTEAGIGSKGMVASSAALAILMQEGIGDTIRISLTPEPGASRTKEVVVAQELLQTMGLRAFTPMVTACPGCGRTTSEFFQELAGVVQDHVRDKMPEWKITHPGAENMTLAVMGCVVNGPGESRHANIGISLPGTGEAPSAPVFIDGEKALTLRGENIAHEFVALVDDYVHRNYGRRVDAV